The Apostichopus japonicus isolate 1M-3 chromosome 12, ASM3797524v1, whole genome shotgun sequence sequence TATTAGTCCTTTATTGCTATATTGGTCTTTAACTATTCTATTAGTTCCTTTCAGCTATATTAGTCCTCTGATTGCTATGTTAGTCCTTTAACCTCTATATTAGTCCATCACTATTCTTTGAGTCATTTACTGCTCTGTTGGTCTTCGACTATTCTATTAGTCCTTAACTATTATATTAGTAATTTACTGCTTTATTAGTCCTTTAATGCTTTATAAGTCCAAAACTATTCTTTGCTTCATTTACTGCTGTAATATTCTTTAACTGCTATATTCGTCCTTTAAATGCTTTATTAGTCCTTTAACTATTCTATTAGTCTTTTACTATTCCCTTAGACTATAAGTGCTTTATAAGTCAGTAACTACTCTATTGGTCCTTCACTGCTCTATTATTCCTTTAACTGCTATATTAGTCCTAAACTATTATTATTGTCCTTTACTGTTCTGTTAGTCTCTAACTGCTATATTATACCTTTACTGCTCAAATAGTTATTTACTGCTATATTAGTCTTTAACTGCTATATTGGTCATTTGCCGTTGTATTAGTTTTGTACTGCTCTATTAGTCCTTTAATCGCTCTATTAGTTATTAAACTGctatattattcatttaactGTGATATTAATCCTTTATCTATtctaataaaaattaaactgtTAGCatactgcttatccactaaagagcctgtgtcaGACCCTCTTACTCTTACACTTTATCTATTGCATTGGTCATTTAATGTTCTATAAGTCTTTAACTGCTATATTAGTCCTTTACTGATCTATGATTAATTTAACTGGTAAATTAGTCCTTTAACTATTCTGTTAGTCCTTAACTATTCTGTTAGTCCTTTACTGCTATATAAGTCCTTAACTGCTATATTAATCCTTAACTGCTCTATAAGTCCAATGTGCTTTAGACATAAGCCAACTTAGAAGTTATGCGTGAAAGCAACTGAACCTGTTCTTATCATTACAAATGTGATTTACAATATGATACAAAAAAGTCACTTGATTTTTTTGCTCAAATTATGACGACACATTCAAGATAATATGAAACATCTGTTATCTATCTCGATTATTTTCGCAGATTTTGTGGACGCAGTCGTTTCAAAAAACGAAACTGTTGCATTGGGAAATTCAGTGTCCCTTGCATGTGCTGTTAGTATAATAGATCAGACCGTATGGGCAGTAAAGAGAAACGATGTTCCACCCAAAATAATATCCTTGAGTCACTTGATCTTTGATAATAAGACTATGTAACTGAACATTGCTTCCATCTCTGATTCTGGTTCATTTTCTTACAATCTCATCATCCTGAACGCAACTCTAGATATGGAAGGAGACTACGACTGCGTGGAAGGAGGGGTGACAAAATCGACGGTCTTACTTAGTGTGGAAGGTATAGTGACATATTGATAAAAATATATTCAGTTCTAAATGCGAACATATTTAATAGTTTATAAGATTGTGAAGGAacttgttgttattttgctCATAAATACCTGTGACCAGTCAGTTTTGTGGCAAATTAAAGAACGTTCGAGGTAGAAACATACGTTTGAAAagaattgattttattttacctTGTTTGTGACTAGTGTGTACTACTACAATAACTTTGATGTGGTAATATACCATGGCATCTAGCTTAAGTCAAAGTCATTCAATGGACGGAAACCTAATTTCTCGATAACCTATCCCATAAATTGCCCGATATTTCTACCCTTTATGTTATGATGGCGTCATACAGAGAGCGTTCCAAACCACTTTCAGTCTTTCACATGTTGTTTTCTgttgttcttctttttaattGCAGTTCCTCCAATTGTGACTTTAAAAATTGATAACGGAAGTCACGTTATCAATAATGGTAGCATAAATGTTAGATTGAACCAAGAAATTGCCATCCAATGTGTAGCAGAGGGAGGAAGGCCTCTTGTTTCTCTTGGGTTGGAGATAAATGGCAATCCGGAGGTTCACGGCATCGCAGTAAACGAAACACTTAATGCGGTCATAAGTACACTCCACTATAAACCGAAAATGGGTGATACAGTGATATCATGCACAACAAGTGGACAAAAAGCAATACCAGGCATCAGGCGTCAAACTAGTTTAAACATTGTGTGTAAGTAGTACTATTGACCTGTTTATTctgtatttgatgatatcaccaaGTATTTGATTATATCTGCAATTTAGTTTCTCTGTGCCTAGTTGAAGCCACGACTAATCTGACCGTACCGGTACGCGTATAGAGTTCGTTCAGTGTATGTACATTGCTTTGGAAAATGACTGAAGGTGCGAACATTCATGCTGTACTCACTCGCATTTCTCGAGTTTTACGTTGTACTACTACAACTACATTGATCAAAACAACTTAggatatgtactgtacatacaatgtaGGCTTATGTACGTATGTACGCATTATGCATACAGACTAGGCCAGTTTTAAAGTTTCCCTTTTGCCGCCAACAAAACTAAAGTGGGGCGCTAATCCTAAAAGCAAGGTTTTCACctttgaattactgatatcagcaattgaatatGTGATATCTGCAAacgaattgctgatatcatcaaataagaTATATCTCTACatcaattggtgatatcatcaaatcatttgttgatatcatcaaagcatttgttgatatcatcgaatcatttgctgatatcaccaaatcaatcgctgatatcatcaattaaTTAAAGATATGTAAAATTGCTGATATCTTcaattcatttgatgatatcatcaaataattggtgatatcagcaattgaattggtgatatcagcaattgaattgctgatatcatcaaataagtAGTGCTATCATCAATTCTTTTttgatatcaccaatttttGCTGGGATCATCAAATTATtggttgatatcatcaaatacagaactaaaactaaaacggcttgccatacggtcGTCATAAATACACTATGACGGCGTGTCATAATTAAATTATGACTTGGGTAGGATTAATTTGATAACATGAGGTAAATACTTACTACGTatctatgcatatatacatatatatatatatataaatatatatatatatatatataatacttccTACAATACATCCTAAAACGTTTCCAAATTTACGTCCTAAAATGCTTCCTAAATAACCACCTCGGGGTGGAGGAACCCCTTCACCCCTTCACTACTCATGTATCATTTACTGCGGTGTCGAAGTTTAATAATTTTACCTTCAGGTGAATTATGCATTAGATATACAGTTTCTTGAAATGATATATTtcactgaaaaaaaatacaaattattaCTCCAATTCACTAACTAGACAACCTTTAATCCTAATACTGCCATATTTGCTTGTTTATAAGAGCCACGCAGATTGTtaaccctttttttctttctttttcactgGACGAAAACTTACAATGCCCTAATTCACAAATTAAAAAACCAAGGTCTTACTGTTTTGTTAGCTTTTGtctatttaattatttattaattttgacaaaCCACGCTGTGTTAGCCAGTTCATTAACGACCTCTTCATATGTCACTGTACATCGAATCCAGCAGCTAATGTCACCATTCTAACTAATGGCTCACATAACGTGTATAGTCAAACAGCAACACTAAATTTACATTATCCTGTAAATTGATCCTGTTTAGCGGTCAATAGTAAATTTATCCTGTTTGGCGGTAAAACGACAACAACGGCTGAAAAATTTCCTCCAAATGTTAACCATAGCCTACATGGTAAGTAACCTGGAATCTGCCAAACATTGTGatgtaaatattgttataattaataCATCTTATAGGTCTATACCTACCGACTTCAGTTTTGTGATACGACACATATCAGTCACCGTTCATTTTAATAAACGATAATtaactttgcatttttttttatatttttaacattACATGATTAATATTGATTAAAAATAGCAGGGAGATTTGACAATTTAACACCAGCGTGAATTAGGGGTCCAACTGGGGATGATCCAGCTATATACACCTTGGAGAGTACTCCTAGTTAGAAGAATATTCCACCCCCTCTACTTTTGAAAGCGAGTGGACACCCACCACCACTCTCGTCTCACCCCATGTTCTCTGATTAGATGTCagattatataataataaagctCGTCAAGTAatcattttgcaataaaattaCTTATTACTCTCGAATCAGAAAGTAATCATTTCAATTGCAGCAAAACTTCAGAGAGAGAACTTAAACTTTTGATGGTTTGGTTTTTCAACATACCATGattcaaacatgatgctatgtTTGGCTTCTACATCACGTGACGGGAGAGCTCAAGGGTATCTTACATGATGTTGTATCTTACATGATGTTGTATCTTACATGATGTTGTATCTGTTCTGTTGCACGTGTTGCATGTTTGCTCAAGTTAATTCACGAAAGAACTTGTGTACATCCACCTCGTGAACATATTCACTAATTAACAATTAAGCGTTTTTATTTTCCCACAGATGTGTATGACGCAACCACCGTCTTACCAAAGCAACTATCCAGCATAGCCAGTTCCGTGTATGTTCTGTTAGCATGTTTACTTGTTTTAACTTGTATATTTTTATGGAGGAAAGGTAAGGACTATTCATGCGGCTATACGGCTATATAGGTAGCTCgttttctccttctccttctgcttctccttctccttctggTGTGTAAATGCGTATATACGGGCTTTATATAACTTGAATAAAGGCACCAGGGGTgtactctgtacaatcataacacctGTGTAATACACCCTCATTGACAGTTGGGTAATTGTGGCTGGTGCCGTTTGGTGATTGCCAATTGCCTGTTAGTTTGTGCTTGTTTCACAGTCAGGAAATTTAGATGTAGGTATAAGAATTGTACACGCGTTTGAACTTAATATTAATGAAACTATAAAAACAGATAAAACTATATAGGTGTTTTGTTTTACGAAAATCCTCAGGTTCTATCTTTTTAAGAAAGTAAAGATAATTGAATAACATTAGGAAACATTATCAAGAGGTAGACATAGAAAGAGAGTTTGGATAacattgttacattttgttttcatttggttAGGTATTTTGCATAAaacacacagtacagtagtataatAATATGAAAGTTCATGCAATGACATTATACAGAACGAAAGTGTTACCATTCATATGATGATAACGATCATACAGTATCTTCAATGACCGCGACACTTTACGATTGTTACAATGAAGCATTGGTAACAATATATAAGCTTGACATCTGAGTTACTGAATTATTAAGTCTGATCATGTGATGAGAAATACAGGCTTACGAATAATAATGCATACTAACCTTTTAACATGTTTGATCATATATTAAATGTTATATATGAGACTGAGagggtaaaggaggaaaggggaAGAGGTTGGGGTAGAGTGTGAGAGGTGCTTTtaatcattatatatatttacgctCGGAGGTATTTGCTTCAATGAGAAATATTAAGGTATAGTATCAGCCAAGAAAACATCGTTTTAGACCAGATTGGTTTTCTACTTTGTTCACGAAACATTTTTGAGGGAAATGATCATTTGAGTTTTAGACATTGTGTTGTTTTCTTATTGAGCTTCTCCATAATCGATGGCCACTTTAAAAAGATTTAAACACCAAAATGTATACTTTCTTTATTTGCTTACAGTGTCAAGAAACCAACGAAGGTGAGTCTTGAGAATAGGATATTCTACTGATTGCTATATGTGACCAGCTCCATTcacacccccacctccccatccCCCGTCTTTCCTGACCCCGGTCCCTGCATTCGTGACTACAATTATGGTTATTTAATATCTTTACTGTATATAAGACAGTCAATAGAGTTGTTAACATTGATTATACAAACGATGaatgatttttttccttcaatttttttccattggGTTAGAAACCAGAGTGTCATCTCAAGTCATCCAATGAAAGTACTTGATAAAGGACCCTTAGATATAAATCAACCAAGTAAGGGGTATTTTGATATCAAGTCATACTTTAAATAAGAGTTATCACATTATTTCTTGTATAGGTTCCATATTGGATAACATGTTACTAACTGGTATATTACTGTCATGCCAAAACCATTTCAATATATGAAACATTTATAAGAGACATTAATAAATTTAGCCTTACAGTAATGTTGTTAGTACTACAATCAATGTTGAATATAACAACATAAAATGTTCTGTATTTCATTGGTATTATTTCATGTTGCTGTAATGACATTCAAATGCATAACTTAATACTCACTATattcaaacattaaaataaaaatatgtttactAACTATTGTATTTTTACGAAGTTATATATCTTTAGcttcaaaatattatatattaaagtaTTTATAACCTTGCAATACTTGAATGCAAACgaaaacaattatagaaaatgaatttaagaaataaattaacTTCATTTACAGTCAATCGAAAAGGAGGAAGGTAAGCTTTAGTTATCAATTTAGTCTAGCAAAACCTTGACGCTTTGAAATTGAGAGTATCTTTGAATGCTTAAGGTATTTTTTATTTCGAAATTGACAGATAACttgcattgaaatattttatttttaagtagCACCAAGGTGTATAATGTTGCTAATATCCCTTGGTATGAATTATCATGGACGGTCAGGGCTCTTTTCGTCGTTTATTTCTGTAGAAGGAAAGAATTACCAGAGATACCTGTTGACGAGGACAACTCGCAGAACTCGCACCATTCTGAAGGAAATGAACCTAGTAAGTTTACTCAAAATAAACCTAATTTTAAAGGTATGAATCAATGAAGGCATTTACGGAACTACAACATTAATTACACACAGTAAGTAGAGTCCAGAGTACGTATAACAGGGTACGTATAGAGAGCCGgtaaaataatgatatcattattatttactGAAATAGTACGTATTAGTGTTTAATATGTTGTATGTAAATGTCCTTCCACAGAAAAGCATTACGTGTAATCATATTAGACGGCGacttttgttaaatttataaTGGTAACGGTATGTATACGTGATGAATATTTCCTTTACgatttttttatcatatttggCAGATTACTATTCAGATGCAGCAGATGCGATTGCAGAAAACCATGCCCAGATGTTGAGTGAGAAAGATATTTCCATCACTATGAATAttaaaatgggaaaaatttACCAAAGATGGATGGGATCTGTTAACCTTTCTGAGGAGACCAATAAGTATGTTGTAATAACAACACTGACAGGTTAGTGATaacattcaatatatataatccAAGGGTGATGTCAACGTCGGAGTCAGAAATTGATAAAGGCAATCATATTTATACCGTTTAAATATTAAGTGACCTTGTGCaacattatgatatatatatacgttaacACGCTTTAATTTATTGCTGGCCTTTTTCTGTCATATTTTCAGAAAAGCTtattagaaagaaagaaattcattGGGAGGCGTTCATCAGAAAATGTCTCAAATTGCCAACATCAAACCATCTAGCGAAGATTGAAGCAATGTCTGTCCAAAGCAGTGAGTTTACATGCTTTGAAAACGTACTAATAAAAAGATAGAAAGTGAATCTAAtcaatttcattaaattctcggGTTATGATTTAGCCCCACTCAGCCCTCATCGGGCCTGATGAGTGACAGTTTAGGAAGATAAGGATTTCATGGACTGTCTGGAGTCGACATGATCTTCTCATCAAGTCAAGAGTAATTATATATTGTCCGAATAAGACTGAATCATCCTCGGAGGGATTTATTAATATAGATTCTAATTCTTATTGATAAGTAAGATAGCCATATccaataaaatgtcaatatttatggAGATTTCTTTGTTGAACCCCATCTTTGATTTCTTCTATTGCTTTAGGTAAACTGTTCCTTATTAGTGAGCATCTCAATTGTGAAAATCTGCAAAGCGTCTTGTCACGTGATAAAGATAAAGGGGACTACGATTGCTGTAGTTCTTTTTCAgtttctgacgtcatcaaacacgtAGCGGGGATTTTGGAAGGAATGGACGTCCTTAACACATTCGGGGTAAGCAATGTAAAACTTGCCTGAGTTATCAGCTAAATATTGTTGCTTATTTAGTAAGACACTGATTTTTAATCAACCTCTTCTCCTTGTTGTAAAGTTGCTATTCGTATCTAAcctttctttaaacaaaacaaactttcagTCAAACACGAAGGCATAATTGAGACCGCTTTGTCTCTTAATTATATCATAACTGCTTTACGTATTGGTTTCCATATTCTGTCAGTTCCTTCACCCTGGCTTAACAACCAAGAAGGTTTTACTAACCAAGGAAGGGCAGGTAAAATTATTTGACTTCTGTCTGGCCGGCGATGCACCAAAAATAGCTGCTCTTAAGAAAGCACAGGTAAATTACTTATTTATTAATGGAGGTATGACCCTGTTCTTTGTCTGTCTAATaactatatttttatatttttatctatTAACTTAACTACTTATATGGTCTTTATGATCAGAATAAGTGTTGTTTGTAAAGGATAGCGGAGTCTAAGATGAACAAGTTTATTTAGATCATGCTTAATAAAACACAATAATCTAGCGGAATTGCTTGTTCTCGTTGGAGGTTTGGCATATTTTGTGGACTTCATTACAGAAGtagattattatgattattttaatgGAAATCTCaataaatttcaatatcatACATGGACTGTTCTAAACTGTTTTTCACTAATGCAATTAAAAATTCTCCATATCCAAATCACTGTTTAATGTTGATCGAAATCTATGCACAATTGAATTATTTTCCAATTTAACTTATCATCATTTCGACATAAGAAAGCAAAAATTAGTTGTGAGTCTATTGACACAAGTGTAAAATTCTGGATAAGTATAAcctaaataaaacattaatatattaattactttCAATTACTTTCATTCGTTATAaattcctttttattttcaGGTTCCTACGGTAACTTTGAACCAATTTCCACCTGAAATGTTACTGTTGAATCAGTATACAGAATCAAGTGACGTGTGGTCTACAGCAGTAGTAATATGGGAGATTATGGCAGCTGGTAAAGAAATTTAATTATAACAAAATCCTTGTAGCAAATAATAAAGTGTTCAATAACAAAATACGTTGCTTATTATAACAGAATACTACAGCAGTTATCATAAAAAAGTTTCATGTTTCACATATGATTAGTAAATTGAATTTTATCGAATATATTTATCTCCAATAAAATAAGTACATCACAGATAACTCAAGTTTTTGAGTTTCACTTAATTCTGAGTCAAGTGGATTTGCTCAAATATTTACAGTAATTTGAATGCAGAAGAAACATGTAAATATTCtataaagaaaatcaacttATTATAATTATCTATAGAGACACCTAGATATATTGTACATGAAATACCGTCAAATGCAATCCAGTACCAAATTATAATATTgcacattttccttttttggtgACGAAAGTTACATTACTGCTCTTATCGGTATTTAAGGTTAGTTTATTAGAAGCAGAGACATGGGCATAATTTGTTGTCTGAAATTAATTACAGCATGTACAGCAATTGGTAGTATGATGTATAAGTAGAGTGAATGCAAGAGGGCAAGAAGTGAGTCTGATAATATTCATGACAGACACCCAGCTGAACAAATGTCTGGAAGACATGATTACCTTGGCCACTGGCATTTTCCTAGTAATCCTCTGCACAGTACTCTTGGTGTGCTCAAAAAGTCAACGATGTTcacattttcaaaatgtgtaCTGTTGCTTACAAATACTTTAACAATGCACTGCCTCCTGTCTTTCGAAATATTGTAGACCGAAGATTTGGGTCAGATATCACAAACGTCACGAGAACAAATGTACTATTCTCTGTCACTAGACACCGCTCTTAACATGGAAAGTTTCTGCTAAACAATTACTGTTATTAAATATGGAATAATCTCCCAACTGGTATAAGATATTCGAAATCATTTGCTTCATCTAAGTATAAACTAAAGAGTTATCTTTCTTCCAAGTACCGtgattgatattattgtcaattttgttttgtacatttttgtttttctttcttactttgttctgtttttttttttttttttttttttttttagggttactggctttgataaacattttatgttttttctagtatcctgtatataccattactgcactgttttgTATGTCTACGTATAtgcgaaatatattaactgaactgaactggtGTTCCCTCCATACACaagttgaatatatatatactagtttcGATGTTTCTACACCCGTACATCTCTTAGGAAACCCACCATTTCCTGTCAACAAGGAAGTTACTAGTGTTGACGGAGAAGCGACCACACCATCAGCACCCTGGCCAGAGAAGTTCTTGCAGATAAAGTAAGAGAGAAGTCAATCTTTAATGTACCCTTTCATTCTATAAGTGTCGAGGTAACCGCATTCCATACTAGTTGAAGTCGGTGTGTAATTAATTCTGTATTTTTCTATTTGAcagacaaatattttaaaaattattgtAGGTTGTACAACTATCACACAGTGTATGCGAATTTTGTAGTTGGATTAAAAAGTTAATATGATAGAGTAATTGTGGAGTATTTATTTATACTTAAGTCTACTTAGGTTACCATAAATGAATTTAGCGTGTTATGGTGGGCTGACTTGTTTCAGGTACTCTCATCCAAGTGAGTGTTTCCATAGTCACTTTAATTAGAGCTATGTAATACTCATTGATATGTAAATCGTTGAAAGAGTTCTTTATTTTAACCAAATAATAGCCTCACTATTTCTAGTGGGAAATCTTACAAGAAATTGATCATGAAAGTGAAATTTATTAAATGTGTTTATTAGTATAACACTTcttgtatttcatatttacattgaaCATATAAAATAGTACACTGCATCTGCTGATTCactatttgatttgatttcttAATCATCTGCAGAGATAAAATCTTGTTCGATTGCTGGAATCATAACTCATCTCTTCGACCTTCCATTCATCATCTGAGGGGAACATTCGTAGCTGTAAGTAATATATTACTCATCTTTAGAACAGATGTCAGTCACCATTACGTTGCGTAGGTGGTATCAACATCAGTTACACATGCACAATGAATAAAATTCCATCCCCGATTTTATTTGAATCTTAGGATAAGAAGTTTTACCAAGCTGTTAAAGGTAGTTTAGGCAGTAGTTCATAAACTCTATCCTAATCCGCCTATATTCAACATTCCTTAATTTCATCATGTTAGTCATCCCAATTGTCAAATTGGAATCCATGGGTAGGAAATGGAATCGAAAAGACAATATATAGTGAGGTTTAGTTAATTGGTATCGATTTTATTGGTATCGATAACGCTTgcgagtcacttcgcccaacaaccatttcgcccaactgccatttcgcccaaccagcatggtcagttcgcccaaccgtgttggtcatttcgcccaaccgtgttggtcatttcgcccaaccgtgttggtcatttcgcccaaccttatttttactaatattcagtcagaataatattactttttctattccaccagttcaatttgatttattttgggtaaggttacttcgtaataggtaaataaagtgaggtccgctcgatatcgatcggagtctgagcagttatttcgggtataatgggaggattacactactatTACTACACCTATTGTTCTGCTTGATGACTTCGGTCAAGGTTTATCAAGTCCGCCAGGCATTAATCAAGGGTATTGTTCACAGCAGTTATGTGTTTATCTAgttctacatagtgttaatcttatgttatacaaacacaggggaatcggtcttcataaaaacctatcaaacctaacccctaaaatactggtccatcctactgactaacaattccggaacgttaagtgaaaaacaatatatatatataaaacccgtccgtaatatttatcaatgtaaccacatatgtaatcacatatgtaggcctaatcaatttaaccacgacttcaagtttccttaatactcggttaataacgttaacaattcccgaccgtttactatcaaacctatcaaacctaacccctaaaacactgatccatcctcaagattccttaatattcggttcgtattctgtaacgtttccttactaaagttatacaaagaaaaggacttcaagtttccttaatattccttaatattcgaacgtttactatcaaacctaacccccaaCACACTGATcggtcctcaagtttccttaatattcggttcgtatcctgtaactttaacaattcccgaacgtttacttttcaagtatcatatttaatcaaggttgggcgaaatgaccaggctggttgggcgaaatgaccaggctggttgggcgaaatgaccaggctggttgggcgaaatgaccaggctggttgggcgaaatgaccaggctggttgggcttattgaccaggctggttgggcgaaatgaccaggctggttgggcgaaatggtaaggttgggcgaaatggcagttgggcgaaatggttgttgggcgaagtgtcctgcttccccACGATAACAACCGAGTTAAAGCATTCGGACAACTAACCCAATATAGAAACGCGTAATAGAATTCATAAAATGTTATGGTTTGACAAAGAAAACTGCCACAGATATACCACATGAAGTAAAGCGGCATTTTATTCACAATAAAGGTCCTATGTCGACCATCACGATGTGCTAAGTCACGTGCAAGGATAACAATGTAACTGAATATGTAGCTTTACCTTAGGCAGTGTACGATAATCGATAGTTGTAGTTATACAGATGTCTTATATTACCAGCTAATGTGGCTTCATATGATTTCATTTTActtgatatttattttaaatatatgtggTATGTCAGACGGTGTATAAATCCTAACTTCGGTGTAACAACGACATAATGTATTCTAAAATACACTGTTGAATACGCTTGGTATGGGCTCTCTTTCCTGTTGTGTTGAGATTcccataaatattcatatctaaCTTATTTATGATTTCTATTGATTTGATTGTACCTTTAATGTAAAGAAGTTCAGTTCAGGCAacgttaaatatatattaagcatttttgttgttgatagttTCTTGCAAAAGTCCCCTCATTATCCCTTAACAGATATTTGAAAAGTTAATCACGGACAGTTCTTATGAGATACCGATACCTACGACGTATTTACCTATGAGAGCCCCTGATACCGCTCAACCTTCCTATGCAGAACACATCTACCATGCTGGAATGTGAA is a genomic window containing:
- the LOC139977852 gene encoding uncharacterized protein isoform X3 — encoded protein: MDILSLICGYCSILFCLFFSFADMEGDYDCVEGGVTKSTVLLSVEVPPIVTLKIDNGSHVINNGSINVRLNQEIAIQCVAEGGRPLVSLGLEINGNPEVHGIAVNETLNAVISTLHYKPKMGDTVISCTTSGQKAIPGIRRQTSLNIVYVYDATTVLPKQLSSIASSVYVLLACLLVLTCIFLWRKVSRNQRRNQSVISSHPMKVLDKGPLDINQPINRKGGRRKELPEIPVDEDNSQNSHHSEGNEPNYYSDAADAIAENHAQMLSEKDISITMNIKMGKIYQRWMGSVNLSEETNKYVVITTLTEKLIRKKEIHWEAFIRKCLKLPTSNHLAKIEAMSVQSSKLFLISEHLNCENLQSVLSRDKDKGDYDCCSSFSVSDVIKHVAGILEGMDVLNTFGFLHPGLTTKKVLLTKEGQVKLFDFCLAGDAPKIAALKKAQVPTVTLNQFPPEMLLLNQYTESSDVWSTAVVIWEIMAAGNPPFPVNKEVTSVDGEATTPSAPWPEKFLQIKDKILFDCWNHNSSLRPSIHHLRGTFVAIFEKLITDSSYEIPIPTTYLPMRAPDTAQPSYAEHIYHAGM